In Flavobacterium gelatinilyticum, a genomic segment contains:
- a CDS encoding MBL fold metallo-hydrolase yields the protein MKIEQIYTGCLAQGAYYITSNGEAAIIDPLREIQPYLDRLERDQVKLKYIFETHFHADFVSGHVDLSKETGAPIIYGPNASCEFDCISAKDGQEFKIGKVTIKVLHTPGHTMESATFLLIDENGKDHAIFSGDTLFIGDVGRPDLAQKASGMTQDQLAGILFHSLRDKIMTLADDVIVYPAHGAGSACGKNMSKETVSTIGNQKATNYALRANMTEEEFIKEVTDGLLPPPAYFSMNVAMNKQGYESFETVLHNGMKAIKAEEFEAVAEETGALILDTRKSGDFYKAFIPQSINIGINGDFAPWVGTLIGDVKQPIILVTEAGLEEETVTRLSRVGFDTIIGHLEGGFEAWEKAGFETDSVNRISAEQFANDVNIKEDKIIDIRKESEYEAEHIEDAYSKPLAYINDWVKDINPNEHFYLHCAGGYRSMIAASILQARGFRNFSEVEGGFGAISKTNIPKSDFVCQSKVLKA from the coding sequence ATGAAAATAGAACAAATTTACACCGGATGCCTTGCTCAGGGTGCATATTATATCACTTCAAATGGCGAAGCGGCCATTATTGATCCGCTTAGAGAAATTCAGCCTTATCTGGATCGTTTAGAACGCGATCAGGTAAAACTGAAATATATTTTTGAAACGCATTTCCATGCCGATTTCGTTTCGGGCCATGTTGACTTAAGCAAAGAAACCGGAGCACCAATTATTTATGGTCCCAATGCCTCCTGCGAATTTGACTGCATTTCTGCAAAAGACGGGCAGGAATTCAAAATTGGAAAAGTAACTATTAAAGTACTGCACACTCCGGGACATACTATGGAAAGTGCCACTTTTTTATTAATTGATGAAAACGGAAAAGATCACGCCATTTTCTCCGGAGATACTTTATTTATTGGCGATGTCGGAAGACCGGATCTGGCTCAAAAAGCTTCCGGAATGACTCAGGATCAACTCGCGGGAATTTTATTTCATTCCTTAAGAGATAAGATCATGACACTTGCCGATGACGTAATCGTTTATCCCGCTCACGGGGCAGGAAGTGCCTGCGGAAAAAACATGAGTAAAGAAACCGTTTCGACTATTGGGAATCAAAAAGCTACTAATTATGCTTTGCGTGCCAATATGACCGAAGAAGAATTCATCAAAGAAGTTACTGATGGTTTACTGCCTCCTCCAGCCTATTTCAGCATGAACGTTGCCATGAACAAACAAGGGTACGAAAGTTTTGAAACGGTTTTGCACAACGGCATGAAAGCTATAAAAGCAGAAGAATTTGAAGCGGTAGCCGAAGAAACCGGAGCTTTGATTCTTGACACCAGAAAAAGCGGTGATTTCTATAAAGCTTTTATTCCGCAGTCGATTAATATTGGAATCAACGGCGATTTCGCTCCTTGGGTCGGGACTTTAATCGGGGATGTAAAACAGCCTATCATACTGGTAACTGAAGCTGGTCTTGAAGAAGAAACTGTAACGCGTTTAAGCCGTGTAGGTTTCGACACGATCATCGGACATTTGGAAGGTGGTTTCGAAGCGTGGGAAAAAGCTGGTTTTGAAACAGATTCTGTTAACCGAATTTCGGCTGAACAATTTGCAAATGATGTAAATATTAAAGAGGATAAAATAATCGACATTCGTAAAGAATCAGAATACGAAGCAGAACATATTGAAGATGCTTACAGTAAACCTCTGGCTTACATTAATGACTGGGTAAAAGACATTAACCCAAATGAACATTTTTATTTACATTGCGCAGGAGGTTACAGAAGTATGATTGCCGCTTCTATCCTTCAGGCAAGAGGTTTCAGAAATTTCTCTGAGGTTGAAGGCGGTTTTGGAGCGATTTCAAAAACGAATATTCCAAAATCAGATTTTGTTTGCCAAAGTAAAGTTCTGAAAGCATAA
- a CDS encoding YeeE/YedE family protein: MLEIIKEPWPWYVAGPLIGLTVPILLIIGNKSFGISSSLRHICAACIPANISFFKYDWKKESWNLFFVLGIFLGGFIAASFLSNPNPVEIAPELSDKLATYGITDHSGLVPAQLFSWESLLTLRGFIMIVIGGFLVGFGTRYAGGCTSGHAIMGLSNLQWPSLVATICFMIGGFVMALLILPYILSL; this comes from the coding sequence ATATTAGAAATCATTAAAGAACCTTGGCCTTGGTACGTTGCAGGTCCGTTAATTGGATTAACTGTTCCTATTTTATTAATTATTGGGAATAAATCTTTCGGGATTAGTTCTTCGTTGCGTCATATTTGTGCGGCTTGTATTCCTGCGAATATTTCGTTTTTTAAATACGACTGGAAAAAAGAAAGCTGGAATTTATTCTTCGTTTTAGGAATATTTCTTGGCGGATTCATAGCTGCATCTTTCTTATCAAATCCAAATCCGGTAGAAATTGCGCCTGAACTCTCAGATAAATTAGCCACTTACGGAATCACAGATCATAGTGGTTTAGTTCCTGCACAATTATTTTCCTGGGAAAGTTTATTAACGCTTCGCGGATTTATTATGATTGTTATAGGCGGCTTTCTGGTTGGTTTTGGAACCCGTTATGCAGGAGGCTGTACGAGCGGGCACGCGATTATGGGATTATCAAATTTACAGTGGCCTTCGTTAGTTGCTACCATCTGTTTTATGATTGGCGGTTTTGTCATGGCACTTTTGATTTTACCTTATATTCTTTCACTTTAA
- a CDS encoding DUF6691 family protein has translation MSLENKNIDGEGINASEKKETAFGKLKYLIVGIFFGIVFVKAEIISWFRIQEMFNLESFHMYGVIGCAVAVGLLSVQLIKKLNIKTLDGEKIEIQPKTFNKGQIYGGLLFGFGWAITGACPGPLFAQIGTGATVIVVTLVSAIAGTWFYGLIKDKLPH, from the coding sequence ATGAGTTTAGAAAATAAAAATATTGACGGCGAAGGAATCAACGCAAGCGAGAAAAAAGAAACTGCATTTGGAAAACTGAAATATTTAATCGTGGGTATCTTTTTCGGAATTGTATTCGTAAAAGCCGAAATTATCAGCTGGTTCCGTATTCAGGAAATGTTCAACCTTGAATCATTTCACATGTATGGTGTGATTGGATGCGCTGTAGCTGTTGGATTACTATCAGTGCAATTGATAAAAAAATTAAACATTAAAACTCTGGATGGCGAAAAAATCGAAATTCAGCCAAAGACTTTCAACAAAGGACAAATCTATGGCGGGTTATTATTCGGATTCGGATGGGCAATTACCGGAGCATGTCCGGGACCGCTTTTCGCTCAGATTGGTACCGGAGCAACTGTAATTGTTGTGACGTTAGTAAGTGCGATTGCGGGAACCTGGTTTTATGGCTTGATTAAAGATAAACTTCCTCATTAA
- a CDS encoding cytochrome ubiquinol oxidase subunit I, with product MEEMLFYDRMQFAFTITFHYLFPQLTMGLSLIIVYFKWKYLKTKDEQYNHATHFWMKIFALNFAMGVVTGIPMEFQFGTNWAKFSELTGGIIGQTLAMEGMFSFFLESSFLGLFLFGEKLLGHKLHFVTGLLICIGSWASGYLIIATHSWMQNPVGYEILENGKFVLNNFQALFLNPWLWPSYLHNQAASLVTSSFVVAGIGAFYILSNKNVGFGKLFLKTGVIFGLISSVIVAVPTGDLLAKNVVKYQPVTFAAMEGIFHTEKRGSEIVLIGQPDVKDKKLDNKIAVPNILSFLTYGNWDQEIKGLDQFEEDLHPTNISGLYYAYHIMVGLGTVFIGLMVIALFQLIRGKLFQTKWILWSLMFMMPFPYIANTTGWYTAELGRQPWLVYNLLRTSAGASPTVSSGNTLFTLLGFIGLYLLLGMLFLLLVGKIINKGPHNVDLSTEKI from the coding sequence ATGGAAGAAATGCTCTTTTATGACCGAATGCAGTTCGCATTCACCATTACTTTTCATTATCTTTTTCCACAGCTTACAATGGGTCTTTCGCTCATCATTGTGTACTTCAAGTGGAAATATCTCAAAACCAAAGACGAACAATACAACCACGCCACACATTTCTGGATGAAGATTTTTGCCCTCAATTTTGCAATGGGTGTGGTTACGGGAATCCCAATGGAATTTCAGTTTGGAACCAACTGGGCAAAATTCTCCGAATTAACCGGAGGAATCATCGGCCAGACACTCGCAATGGAAGGAATGTTTTCTTTCTTTCTCGAATCTTCTTTTCTTGGTTTATTTTTATTTGGAGAAAAACTTCTTGGACATAAATTACACTTTGTAACCGGATTATTAATCTGTATAGGTTCCTGGGCAAGTGGTTACCTAATTATCGCCACACATTCCTGGATGCAGAATCCTGTTGGTTACGAAATCTTAGAAAACGGAAAATTTGTACTGAATAATTTTCAGGCTCTATTCCTTAATCCGTGGCTTTGGCCTTCTTATCTTCATAATCAGGCTGCTTCTTTGGTAACCAGTTCGTTTGTTGTGGCGGGAATTGGCGCTTTCTATATTTTAAGTAATAAAAATGTTGGTTTTGGGAAATTGTTCCTAAAAACAGGCGTTATCTTCGGATTGATTTCGAGCGTTATTGTAGCTGTTCCAACGGGAGATTTACTGGCGAAAAATGTTGTAAAATACCAGCCCGTAACTTTTGCTGCGATGGAAGGAATTTTTCATACCGAAAAAAGAGGTTCTGAAATTGTCTTAATAGGCCAGCCCGATGTAAAAGACAAAAAACTGGACAATAAAATTGCCGTTCCCAACATCCTGAGTTTTCTTACTTACGGAAACTGGGATCAGGAAATTAAAGGTTTAGACCAGTTCGAAGAAGATCTTCACCCAACTAATATTTCCGGATTGTATTATGCGTATCATATTATGGTAGGACTCGGAACTGTTTTTATAGGTCTGATGGTGATTGCGCTTTTTCAGCTTATCAGAGGAAAATTGTTTCAAACCAAATGGATTTTATGGTCTTTGATGTTCATGATGCCGTTTCCTTACATTGCCAATACAACAGGCTGGTACACGGCCGAATTAGGAAGACAGCCCTGGTTAGTTTATAATTTATTACGAACTTCTGCAGGTGCTTCGCCAACGGTTTCATCAGGAAATACCTTGTTTACATTACTTGGTTTTATTGGTTTGTACCTTTTACTGGGAATGCTGTTTTTGCTTTTGGTTGGAAAAATTATCAATAAAGGACCGCATAATGTGGATCTTTCAACAGAAAAAATATAA
- a CDS encoding glycerol-3-phosphate dehydrogenase/oxidase: protein MNRSEQLSKLQNTEKWDVIIIGGGASGLGTAVDAASRGYKTVLFEAVDFAKGTSSRSTKLVHGGVRYLEQGNVHLVREALKERGLLAQNAGHLVKNQSFVIPNYNWFSSFIYTIGLKVYDLLSGFLSLGSSKYLSKKKTIEMLPNVEESGLVNGVIYHDGQFDDSRLAINLAQTAVEKDACVLNYVKVVNLLKDDRNQIIGVHAIDQETGTIHDIKGTVVINATGVFTNAIMKLNDKVYKKYIVPSQGIHLVFDKSFLPGEHALMIPKTKDGRVLFAVPWHNRVVVGTTDTLIKKQSLEPIALESEIQFVLETAQRFLAKKPTRADVLSVFAGLRPLAAPKEEGKSTKEVSRSHKIIVSETGLITITGGKWTTYRKMAEEIIDKAISKGKLLHKPCITEHLAIHGNKPTTSTDRENHLYIYGSDIPKILELQENEPELKEKLHPDHEFTMAEVVWAVRNEMARTVDDILARRVRLLFLDARAAVEASEKTARVIAKELGHDENWITKEIADYKAISKGFFLSEFR from the coding sequence ATGAATCGCTCTGAACAGTTATCTAAACTACAAAATACCGAAAAATGGGATGTAATAATAATTGGCGGAGGAGCAAGCGGACTCGGAACAGCTGTTGATGCTGCAAGCCGCGGTTATAAAACAGTTTTATTTGAAGCCGTAGATTTTGCCAAAGGAACTTCAAGCAGAAGTACCAAATTAGTTCATGGCGGCGTACGTTATTTAGAGCAGGGAAATGTACACTTGGTAAGAGAAGCCTTAAAAGAAAGAGGATTACTAGCTCAAAATGCCGGGCACTTAGTTAAAAATCAATCTTTTGTTATTCCTAATTATAATTGGTTCAGCAGTTTTATTTATACTATCGGATTAAAAGTTTACGATTTATTATCCGGTTTTCTGAGTTTGGGAAGTTCTAAATATCTTTCAAAAAAGAAAACGATCGAAATGCTTCCAAATGTCGAAGAAAGCGGATTGGTAAATGGTGTTATTTATCATGATGGTCAATTTGACGATTCTCGTTTAGCTATAAATCTGGCTCAGACTGCTGTAGAAAAAGATGCCTGTGTTTTAAATTATGTAAAGGTTGTCAATTTATTAAAAGACGATAGAAATCAAATTATCGGCGTTCATGCCATCGATCAGGAAACTGGGACGATTCACGATATTAAAGGTACTGTTGTAATAAATGCAACAGGAGTTTTTACAAACGCCATTATGAAATTAAACGATAAAGTTTATAAAAAATATATCGTTCCTAGTCAGGGAATACATTTGGTTTTTGATAAATCCTTTCTTCCGGGCGAACATGCTTTAATGATTCCGAAAACAAAAGACGGAAGAGTTTTATTTGCCGTTCCATGGCATAATCGCGTTGTTGTAGGAACTACTGATACTTTAATTAAAAAACAAAGTTTAGAACCTATTGCATTAGAAAGCGAAATTCAATTCGTTTTAGAAACAGCACAGCGATTCCTGGCAAAAAAGCCGACAAGAGCCGATGTCCTATCGGTTTTTGCAGGATTGCGTCCCTTAGCTGCGCCGAAAGAAGAAGGAAAAAGTACCAAAGAAGTTTCAAGAAGTCATAAAATTATTGTTTCAGAAACTGGCTTAATCACAATCACGGGAGGAAAATGGACAACGTACAGAAAAATGGCTGAAGAAATAATTGACAAAGCCATCTCGAAAGGAAAACTTCTTCATAAACCTTGTATTACAGAACATTTAGCTATTCACGGAAATAAACCAACTACTTCTACTGACAGAGAAAATCACCTGTATATATATGGTTCTGATATTCCGAAAATACTCGAATTGCAGGAAAACGAACCTGAATTAAAAGAAAAACTGCACCCTGATCATGAATTTACAATGGCCGAAGTAGTTTGGGCGGTTCGTAATGAAATGGCCAGAACTGTCGATGATATTTTAGCAAGACGCGTCCGATTATTATTTTTGGATGCCAGAGCAGCAGTTGAAGCTTCTGAAAAAACAGCCAGAGTAATTGCAAAAGAATTGGGACACGATGAAAATTGGATTACTAAGGAAATTGCAGATTATAAAGCGATTTCTAAAGGATTTTTTCTTTCAGAATTCAGATAA
- a CDS encoding HD domain-containing protein, giving the protein MNTEDLLNQIAFIKEIDKVKYIQRKTKLFNSDRCENDAEHSWHLALMAIVLAEHSNEPIDVLKVVKMVLIHDIVEIDAGDVFIYDTAKNHCNTDEERIAANRIFGLLPKKQAEEMISIWEEFEAGETSEAKFAKSMDRLEPLLQNTSNNGGTWKEFGVKYDKVYEKKSVIKEGSKSIWNYAEGLINESVEKGILEK; this is encoded by the coding sequence ATGAATACAGAAGATTTATTGAATCAGATTGCTTTTATAAAAGAAATTGATAAAGTAAAATACATTCAGCGCAAAACCAAACTCTTTAACAGCGACAGATGCGAAAATGATGCCGAACACAGCTGGCATTTGGCTTTAATGGCCATTGTTCTGGCAGAACATTCGAATGAACCGATTGATGTTTTGAAAGTCGTAAAAATGGTTCTGATTCATGATATTGTAGAAATAGATGCAGGTGATGTTTTTATTTATGATACAGCAAAAAATCACTGCAATACCGATGAAGAAAGAATTGCCGCAAATCGAATCTTCGGTTTATTACCAAAAAAACAAGCAGAGGAAATGATTTCAATCTGGGAAGAATTTGAAGCCGGAGAAACCAGCGAAGCCAAATTTGCAAAATCAATGGACAGATTAGAACCTTTATTACAAAATACTTCGAACAACGGCGGTACCTGGAAAGAATTTGGGGTGAAATATGATAAAGTCTACGAAAAGAAAAGTGTCATAAAAGAAGGTTCAAAATCGATATGGAATTACGCTGAAGGTTTGATCAATGAAAGTGTAGAAAAAGGGATTTTAGAGAAATAG